The following proteins come from a genomic window of Paenibacillus spongiae:
- a CDS encoding DUF6254 family protein — protein MTSSQGRRQSAWKSRKQNRKPHDKIKSFAEIYNESTSNGAGFRNHE, from the coding sequence ATGACATCTTCCCAAGGCCGGCGCCAAAGCGCATGGAAAAGCCGCAAGCAAAACCGAAAACCGCATGACAAGATCAAATCGTTTGCTGAGATCTACAACGAATCCACCTCCAATGGAGCCGGATTCCGGAATCATGAATAA
- a CDS encoding bile acid:sodium symporter family protein, whose protein sequence is MPQLTPQAGERQRSIADSLIDRSEAREEKEGCVTRSFGLAFNRRFEQWMFLIIPGSLVLGFIFSSHLSRFVPAVPYLFAYVTLTMAIGCGVRQLGTVLRRPGIMLRTFILTHVLSPLVAYGLSSLLFGADSPYVVGFVLFTIIPLGVSTVLWVGMSGGSVPLMLAMVVIDSALSPLVVPAGIHLLFHTDVQADTMQMMTDLLVIIVLPTAVGVLLFELSKGRIQQAVQPVAAPLSKLCFVAVVVLNASAIAPQAAALKSDLIRIVPLAVLMVGICYAIGFIGALPYKNAEIITTVSYASGMRNISLGIVLAMGYFSPLAAVPVVLSILIQQPLATLHHYVLHKLNNRKTGAHG, encoded by the coding sequence TTGCCGCAGCTGACGCCGCAGGCGGGTGAGCGTCAGCGCTCGATCGCGGACAGCCTGATTGACAGAAGCGAAGCAAGAGAAGAAAAAGAGGGATGCGTTACGCGCAGTTTCGGATTGGCCTTCAACAGAAGGTTTGAACAATGGATGTTTCTTATTATCCCTGGATCCCTTGTCCTGGGATTTATTTTTTCATCGCATCTATCGCGGTTCGTGCCCGCTGTTCCGTATTTATTCGCTTATGTCACGTTGACGATGGCGATCGGCTGCGGTGTGCGCCAATTAGGGACGGTGCTGCGGCGGCCGGGCATCATGCTGCGGACCTTTATCCTTACGCATGTGCTATCGCCTCTGGTCGCGTATGGTCTAAGCTCGCTGCTGTTCGGCGCGGACTCTCCCTACGTCGTCGGCTTTGTCCTGTTTACCATCATTCCGCTCGGGGTTTCGACCGTCCTGTGGGTAGGCATGTCCGGCGGCAGCGTTCCGTTAATGCTGGCGATGGTTGTCATCGATTCCGCCCTTAGTCCCTTGGTCGTGCCGGCTGGAATTCATCTGCTGTTCCATACGGACGTACAGGCGGATACGATGCAGATGATGACCGATTTGCTCGTTATCATCGTGCTGCCGACGGCCGTCGGCGTGCTGCTCTTTGAGCTGTCCAAGGGACGGATTCAGCAGGCGGTTCAACCAGTCGCCGCGCCGCTGTCGAAGCTGTGTTTCGTCGCCGTCGTCGTACTGAACGCATCGGCTATTGCGCCTCAAGCGGCAGCCTTGAAGAGCGACCTGATCCGCATCGTGCCGCTTGCGGTCCTTATGGTCGGCATTTGCTACGCGATCGGATTCATAGGTGCGCTTCCATATAAGAACGCTGAGATTATAACGACTGTTTCATATGCCTCCGGAATGCGCAATATATCACTAGGCATTGTGCTTGCAATGGGTTACTTCAGCCCGCTGGCCGCCGTCCCGGTCGTATTGTCGATTCTGATTCAGCAGCCGCTCGCGACGCTGCATCATTATGTTTTACACAAACTTAACAATCGAAAGACTGGCGCGCACGGTTAG
- a CDS encoding AraC family transcriptional regulator encodes MEFYNEKVAYENPLLSLKVFQSQRNHDFFINWHYHRELELLLVNDGMLDVYIEDEVHRLNAGDIAIIGAKQLHRDRSLGLPMNYIVLQFDLEQFFDHSTMPYMRYFSEEKSPLSLANYIFRENEHARLEAADCIRAIFKEVTFKQIGYELAVNMIIKRLLLLIIRNDTKKVLMEGEDFDRARLRAVLDYVENHLTDRIQVEEVCKLANMSYYYFVKFFKKAIGLSFTEYVNYRKIKWAERILLTKDMSVSAVGDHIGMPNMAHFYKMFKKYNDCSPKQFQKRMLAWGRQ; translated from the coding sequence GTGGAATTTTATAATGAGAAGGTCGCTTATGAAAACCCTCTTTTGTCCCTTAAAGTCTTTCAATCGCAGCGCAATCATGACTTTTTCATCAATTGGCACTACCATCGCGAGCTTGAGCTTCTTCTGGTCAATGATGGTATGCTCGACGTATATATCGAGGATGAAGTGCATCGGTTGAACGCGGGCGATATCGCCATTATTGGCGCCAAGCAGCTCCACCGTGACCGGAGCCTCGGATTGCCGATGAATTATATTGTGCTGCAATTTGATTTGGAGCAATTTTTCGACCATAGCACGATGCCTTATATGCGCTACTTCTCCGAGGAGAAATCGCCGCTCAGCCTGGCGAACTACATCTTTCGCGAGAACGAGCATGCCCGGCTGGAGGCCGCCGACTGCATCAGGGCGATCTTCAAGGAAGTCACCTTCAAGCAGATCGGCTACGAGCTTGCCGTAAACATGATCATCAAGAGGCTTCTCCTGCTTATTATCCGGAACGATACGAAGAAAGTGCTGATGGAGGGCGAAGATTTCGATCGTGCGCGGCTGCGGGCCGTTCTCGATTATGTCGAGAATCACTTGACCGACCGCATTCAGGTCGAGGAAGTGTGCAAGCTGGCCAATATGAGCTATTACTATTTCGTTAAGTTCTTCAAGAAGGCGATCGGATTATCCTTCACGGAATATGTCAATTACCGCAAAATCAAATGGGCGGAGCGCATTCTGCTCACGAAGGATATGAGTGTGTCAGCCGTGGGCGACCATATCGGCATGCCCAACATGGCCCATTTCTATAAAATGTTCAAGAAATATAACGACTGCTCCCCGAAGCAGTTTCAAAAACGGATGCTGGCCTGGGGGCGTCAATAA
- a CDS encoding Gfo/Idh/MocA family protein, whose amino-acid sequence MSKVRIGIIGCGGIANGKHMPSLSKVKEAEMVAFCDIVVERAEEAKEKYGNSDAKVYSDYKELLKDSSIQVIHVCTPNDSHAEIAIAAMEADKHVLCEKPMAKTAADARRMLEVSKKTGKKLSIGYNNRFRTDSRALKQVCESGELGEVYFAKAHAIRRRAVPTWGVFLDEEKQGGGPLIDIGTHALDLVLWMMDNYKPKVVLGRAYHKLSQTENAANAWGPWDPKKFTVEDSAFAMITMENGASVVLESSWALNTLEVDEAKVTLCGTKAGADMKSGLRINGEENSRLYVKDIELNSGGVAFYEGASDDPAELEARAWIDAVLNDKELIVKPEQALVVSEILEAIYESSQTGKAIYFD is encoded by the coding sequence ATGTCTAAAGTACGTATTGGTATCATCGGCTGCGGCGGCATCGCCAATGGCAAGCATATGCCTAGCCTCTCCAAAGTGAAAGAAGCCGAAATGGTGGCGTTCTGCGATATCGTCGTTGAGCGTGCAGAAGAAGCAAAAGAGAAATACGGTAATTCCGATGCAAAAGTATATAGCGATTACAAAGAACTTCTGAAGGATTCTTCCATCCAAGTCATTCACGTTTGTACGCCGAACGACTCCCATGCAGAGATTGCGATCGCTGCAATGGAAGCGGACAAGCATGTACTTTGCGAGAAGCCTATGGCTAAGACTGCAGCAGACGCTCGCCGTATGCTGGAAGTTTCGAAGAAGACCGGCAAGAAGCTCAGCATTGGCTACAACAACCGTTTCCGTACGGACAGCCGCGCACTGAAGCAAGTTTGCGAGTCGGGCGAGCTGGGTGAAGTATACTTCGCCAAAGCACACGCAATTCGCCGCCGTGCGGTTCCGACTTGGGGCGTATTCTTGGACGAAGAGAAACAAGGCGGAGGTCCGCTTATCGATATCGGTACGCACGCGCTTGACCTTGTTCTTTGGATGATGGACAACTACAAGCCGAAGGTCGTTCTTGGCCGCGCTTACCACAAGCTGTCGCAAACCGAGAACGCTGCGAACGCATGGGGTCCATGGGATCCAAAGAAATTCACCGTTGAAGATTCCGCTTTCGCCATGATTACGATGGAGAACGGCGCATCGGTCGTGCTTGAGTCGAGCTGGGCGCTGAACACGCTTGAAGTTGACGAAGCGAAAGTTACCCTCTGCGGTACTAAAGCTGGCGCAGACATGAAGAGCGGTCTCAGAATTAACGGCGAAGAAAACAGCCGTCTGTATGTGAAGGACATTGAGCTGAACAGCGGCGGCGTGGCGTTCTATGAAGGCGCAAGCGACGATCCTGCCGAGCTGGAAGCGCGCGCTTGGATCGATGCCGTACTGAACGACAAAGAGCTGATTGTAAAGCCGGAGCAAGCGCTCGTTGTTTCCGAAATTCTGGAAGCGATCTACGAGTCTTCCCAAACAGGCAAAGCCATCTACTTCGACTAA
- a CDS encoding response regulator transcription factor gives MSQRVLVIEDEPTLARLLSYNLTQEGYDTTVIDHGSEGLQVALQRTFDLIILDIMLPGMNGFEILSRLRQSGNRTPVVVLTARNAEEEVVQGLRRGADDYITKPFGVAELLARVSAVLRRTNNEEGKVPETTEKVITAGDLSIYPEKYEVILNGETVPLRPKEFEVLLYLVQRPGMVITRDDLMNVVWGFDYIGGQRTVDVHVSSLRKKLELGQQSVQIESIRGVGYKLVMPKKLGAPK, from the coding sequence ATGTCGCAAAGAGTGCTAGTCATAGAAGACGAACCGACGCTGGCCAGGCTGCTCTCCTACAACCTTACGCAGGAGGGGTACGATACGACAGTCATCGACCACGGCTCGGAAGGGTTGCAGGTAGCGCTGCAGCGGACATTCGATTTAATTATTCTGGATATTATGCTGCCGGGAATGAACGGGTTTGAAATATTATCAAGGCTGCGTCAAAGCGGCAACCGTACACCGGTTGTCGTGTTGACCGCCCGTAACGCGGAAGAGGAAGTCGTGCAAGGACTGCGCCGGGGAGCGGACGATTATATCACCAAGCCGTTCGGCGTCGCAGAGCTTCTCGCAAGGGTGTCGGCCGTTCTCCGCCGGACCAATAACGAGGAAGGCAAAGTGCCTGAAACGACCGAGAAGGTCATTACGGCCGGGGATCTGTCCATCTATCCGGAGAAGTACGAGGTTATTCTCAACGGGGAGACGGTGCCGCTTCGTCCGAAGGAATTCGAGGTGCTGCTGTATCTGGTTCAACGGCCCGGCATGGTCATTACGCGGGACGATCTCATGAACGTCGTATGGGGCTTCGATTACATCGGCGGCCAGCGTACGGTGGATGTCCATGTCAGCTCGCTGCGCAAGAAATTAGAACTCGGCCAGCAATCGGTTCAGATTGAATCGATCCGCGGGGTCGGCTACAAGCTCGTTATGCCAAAAAAGCTCGGAGCTCCGAAGTAA
- the yfbR gene encoding 5'-deoxynucleotidase: MDSHFIAYMYRLRYIERWSLMRNTTRENVAEHSYHVALLAHMLCEIGNRIFGRSLNADRAATMALFHDATEVFTGDIPTPVKHHNPKMLTNFREIEALAAERLLDMVPGTLQPSYESLVLGPAAKHRRNRAQAAEHRGESDLSAAAEQSDREGFAGLAEDAAVPTSSDDEHDLLKMLKAADLLDAYIKCLSELSSGNREFAVAKKQTEDTLARLAIPEVDWFLEHMAPSFSKTLDELSEND; the protein is encoded by the coding sequence TTGGACAGCCACTTTATCGCTTATATGTACCGGCTGCGTTACATCGAACGCTGGAGCCTCATGCGCAACACGACACGCGAGAACGTCGCGGAGCATTCCTACCATGTCGCGCTGCTGGCACATATGCTGTGCGAAATCGGCAACCGCATATTCGGACGGTCGCTGAATGCGGACAGAGCGGCGACGATGGCGCTATTCCACGACGCGACCGAAGTATTCACGGGAGACATTCCCACTCCCGTCAAGCATCATAACCCGAAGATGCTCACGAATTTCCGCGAGATCGAAGCGCTGGCCGCCGAACGGCTGCTCGATATGGTGCCGGGCACGCTGCAGCCTTCTTACGAGTCCCTTGTGCTCGGTCCCGCCGCTAAGCATCGCCGCAATCGCGCTCAAGCAGCTGAGCACCGAGGGGAATCGGATCTGTCGGCGGCTGCCGAACAGTCGGATCGCGAGGGTTTTGCGGGGCTTGCAGAAGACGCCGCTGTGCCGACATCGAGCGATGATGAACATGATTTGCTCAAGATGCTCAAAGCCGCCGACTTGCTGGATGCCTACATCAAGTGTCTGTCGGAGCTATCGTCCGGCAATCGGGAATTCGCCGTGGCCAAGAAACAAACCGAAGATACTCTTGCCCGCCTCGCCATCCCCGAGGTGGACTGGTTCCTCGAGCACATGGCGCCAAGCTTCAGTAAAACATTGGACGAGCTATCGGAGAACGATTGA
- a CDS encoding cytochrome d ubiquinol oxidase subunit II has translation MSYEVLGITVLWTFLFGYLIIASIDFGAGFFSFYSSITGKRHLIHNIIERYLSPVWEVTNVFLVFFFVGIVGFFPDTAYYFGTALLIPGSIAIILLAIRGAYYAFNSYGTRSKPAYMFLYGASGLLIPASLSTVLTISEGGYIEVDSSGKVTFLFEKLFASSYSWTVVLLAIVSVLYISAMFLTYYAARAKDVNAFEVVRKYALAWSAPTILSSLLVFFAISSHNPEHFQRMLDLAWMFVASFICFLVAVYLVWTKKRLGLSFVFVMLQFGFAFYGYGAGHLPYILYPYLTIYDNFTSEPMAIGLISVFVLGLMLLIPSLYLLMRLFLFDANYVQGKRENH, from the coding sequence ATGAGCTACGAAGTATTGGGTATAACGGTTCTGTGGACCTTCCTCTTTGGCTATTTGATCATTGCGTCCATCGACTTCGGCGCCGGCTTCTTCAGCTTCTACAGCTCGATTACCGGCAAGCGTCACCTGATTCACAACATTATCGAACGTTACTTATCCCCTGTCTGGGAAGTAACGAACGTCTTTCTCGTCTTCTTCTTCGTCGGGATCGTCGGTTTCTTTCCGGATACCGCCTATTACTTCGGTACCGCATTGCTCATTCCAGGCAGCATTGCCATTATCCTGCTTGCCATCCGGGGTGCGTATTACGCCTTCAACAGCTACGGAACCCGAAGCAAGCCTGCCTATATGTTTCTGTACGGTGCCAGCGGACTTCTTATCCCCGCCTCACTGTCGACGGTGCTGACCATTTCAGAGGGCGGATATATTGAAGTTGACAGCAGCGGCAAAGTAACCTTCCTGTTCGAGAAGCTGTTCGCCAGCTCCTATTCGTGGACCGTCGTTCTGCTTGCGATCGTCAGCGTGCTTTATATATCGGCGATGTTCTTGACTTATTACGCCGCCCGGGCCAAAGACGTGAACGCATTCGAGGTCGTGCGCAAATACGCGCTAGCTTGGAGCGCACCGACAATCCTGAGCAGTCTTCTCGTCTTCTTCGCCATCTCCAGTCATAATCCGGAGCACTTTCAGCGGATGCTGGACCTTGCCTGGATGTTCGTCGCTTCGTTCATTTGCTTCCTGGTTGCGGTCTATCTGGTATGGACGAAGAAGCGGCTCGGCTTGTCGTTCGTATTCGTTATGCTGCAGTTCGGCTTCGCCTTCTATGGCTACGGTGCCGGACACTTGCCATACATTCTGTATCCGTATTTGACGATCTACGATAACTTCACCAGCGAACCGATGGCGATCGGGCTCATATCCGTATTTGTCCTTGGTTTGATGCTGCTCATCCCTTCTCTGTATTTGCTCATGAGGCTGTTCTTATTTGACGCCAATTACGTCCAGGGCAAACGGGAAAATCATTGA
- a CDS encoding fumarate hydratase, with the protein MQQFEQSVYNLIVETSTNLPGDVRKTIQAAKEAEDRATRAGLSLSTIATNIEMAENNVSPICQDTGMPTFIVHTPVGANQIVMKQQIRNAIARATKDGKLRTNSVDSLTGANTGDNLGPGTPVIHFEQWEKDDVDVRLILKGGGCENKNIQYSLPTELEGLGKAGRDLDGIRKCILHAVYQAQGQGCSAGFIGVGIGGDRTTGYELAKQQLFRHVDDVNPIPELAQLEDYVLDNANKLGIGTMGFGGQVTLLGCKVGVMNRLPASYFVSVAYNCWAYRRQGVLLNAETGEIKEWIYPNGSDTPMKSSAADAAADAVTGQEERREVVLQTPITEEQVRSLKVGDIVIINGEMHTGRDALHKHLMDHDAPIDLNGAVIYHCGPVMLKDEQGWQVKAAGPTTSIREEPYQGDIIKKFGIRAVIGKGGMGAKTLAALQEHGAVYLNAIGGAAQYYAQCFKNVNSVDFMEFGIPEAMWHLETEGFAAIVTMDAHGNSLHAEVEQDSFAKLAQFKEPVFK; encoded by the coding sequence ATGCAGCAGTTTGAACAAAGCGTCTATAACCTTATTGTCGAAACGTCCACCAATCTTCCGGGGGATGTACGCAAGACGATTCAAGCGGCCAAGGAGGCGGAAGACCGCGCAACGCGTGCAGGCCTGTCGCTTTCGACGATCGCTACCAATATTGAGATGGCGGAGAATAATGTCTCCCCGATCTGTCAAGATACCGGTATGCCAACCTTTATCGTCCATACGCCGGTAGGTGCCAACCAAATCGTGATGAAGCAGCAGATTCGCAATGCGATCGCGCGCGCGACGAAGGACGGCAAGCTGCGGACGAACTCCGTCGACTCGCTGACGGGGGCGAATACAGGGGATAATCTCGGACCCGGCACGCCGGTCATTCATTTTGAACAATGGGAGAAGGATGACGTAGACGTCCGCTTGATCCTGAAGGGCGGCGGCTGCGAGAATAAGAACATTCAGTACAGCCTGCCGACCGAGCTCGAAGGGCTTGGCAAGGCGGGCCGCGATCTGGACGGGATCCGCAAATGTATCCTGCATGCCGTATACCAGGCACAAGGACAAGGCTGCAGCGCCGGTTTTATCGGGGTGGGCATAGGCGGCGACCGTACGACGGGCTATGAGCTGGCCAAGCAGCAGCTGTTCCGCCACGTCGACGATGTGAACCCGATTCCGGAGCTCGCGCAGCTGGAGGATTACGTTCTCGACAATGCGAACAAGCTCGGCATCGGGACGATGGGCTTCGGCGGACAAGTGACGCTGCTCGGCTGCAAAGTAGGCGTCATGAACCGTCTGCCGGCGAGCTACTTCGTATCGGTGGCGTATAACTGCTGGGCATACCGCCGTCAAGGCGTCCTGCTCAATGCGGAAACAGGCGAAATTAAAGAGTGGATCTACCCGAATGGTTCAGATACACCGATGAAATCGTCCGCAGCGGATGCCGCAGCCGATGCGGTTACAGGCCAAGAGGAGCGCCGGGAGGTTGTGCTCCAAACGCCGATCACGGAAGAGCAGGTACGCAGCCTGAAAGTAGGCGACATCGTCATCATTAACGGCGAGATGCACACAGGCCGCGACGCCCTGCATAAGCACTTGATGGATCATGATGCGCCAATCGATCTGAATGGAGCCGTTATTTACCATTGCGGTCCGGTTATGCTCAAAGATGAGCAGGGCTGGCAGGTGAAGGCGGCCGGACCGACCACCAGTATTCGCGAGGAGCCTTATCAAGGCGATATCATCAAGAAATTCGGCATCCGCGCGGTGATCGGCAAAGGCGGCATGGGCGCGAAGACACTGGCCGCTCTTCAAGAGCATGGAGCGGTATACTTGAACGCGATCGGCGGAGCGGCGCAATATTACGCGCAATGCTTCAAGAACGTAAACAGCGTCGATTTCATGGAATTCGGCATTCCGGAAGCAATGTGGCATCTGGAGACCGAAGGCTTCGCAGCCATCGTCACGATGGACGCGCACGGCAACAGCCTGCACGCCGAAGTCGAGCAGGACTCGTTTGCCAAGCTCGCACAATTCAAAGAACCGGTATTCAAATAG
- a CDS encoding cytochrome ubiquinol oxidase subunit I, which produces MLLSGYDPVFYSRILTSLTLGFHIIFATIGVGVPLMIALAEWIGIKRDDPHYLLLARRWARGFVITVAVGVVTGTAIGLQLSLLWPSFMRVAGQSIALPLFMETFAFFFEAIFLGIYLYTWDRFKNRMVHFWLLIPVVIGSSGSAFFITIVNAFMNAPVGVTVEGGKIVDISPFGAMLSPAMPTKVTHVLVTAYLTCAFILAAIAAWSLLKGRNHVYYKKALKLTMVSAFVFIIASAMIGDLSGKYLAKYQPEKLAAIEWHFETTAQAPLIFGGILTEDNEIKYGLKIPFALSILAHGNPNAVVIGLNDIPEDEHPPLWIHYLFDSKMAFVAIMTLIAAVFMILLWRNRNKAYTSKWMLRSIIVAAPLAVLTIEHGWIFSEVGRQPWILRGIMRTSEGATVSTHVDTMLILFALLYIVLAITVVRVLIRMFRSNTAEAEMADRLIPGGEDK; this is translated from the coding sequence ATGCTGTTAAGTGGTTACGACCCGGTATTCTACAGTCGGATACTCACGTCGCTTACACTCGGATTTCATATTATTTTTGCCACCATCGGTGTCGGTGTTCCGCTCATGATCGCTTTAGCCGAATGGATCGGAATCAAACGGGATGATCCGCATTACTTGCTGTTGGCCCGCCGCTGGGCGCGCGGCTTCGTCATAACGGTCGCCGTCGGTGTCGTTACCGGAACGGCAATCGGTCTGCAGCTCAGCTTGCTCTGGCCCAGCTTCATGCGCGTTGCCGGGCAATCGATCGCGCTTCCGCTATTTATGGAGACGTTCGCCTTTTTCTTCGAAGCGATATTTTTAGGAATCTACCTCTATACGTGGGACCGGTTCAAGAACCGGATGGTTCACTTCTGGCTGCTTATACCGGTCGTCATCGGTTCGTCGGGGTCGGCTTTCTTCATCACCATCGTGAATGCATTTATGAATGCGCCGGTCGGCGTTACGGTTGAGGGTGGCAAAATCGTCGATATTTCTCCGTTCGGCGCAATGCTCAGTCCTGCTATGCCGACGAAGGTGACACATGTGCTTGTTACCGCATATCTCACCTGCGCCTTCATACTGGCCGCTATCGCCGCCTGGTCGCTTCTGAAGGGACGCAATCACGTCTATTACAAGAAAGCGCTGAAACTGACCATGGTCTCAGCCTTCGTGTTCATTATCGCCAGCGCCATGATCGGCGACTTGTCCGGTAAATACTTGGCCAAATACCAACCGGAGAAGCTGGCCGCCATCGAATGGCATTTTGAAACGACCGCGCAAGCTCCGCTTATTTTTGGAGGGATTCTGACCGAAGATAACGAGATCAAATATGGCTTGAAAATCCCGTTCGCGCTCAGCATCCTGGCCCATGGCAATCCAAACGCGGTCGTGATCGGGCTCAATGATATTCCCGAGGATGAGCATCCGCCATTATGGATTCATTACTTGTTCGATTCAAAAATGGCATTCGTCGCGATCATGACGCTTATCGCAGCCGTCTTCATGATTCTTCTGTGGCGCAATCGAAACAAGGCTTATACGTCCAAATGGATGCTGCGCTCTATAATCGTTGCTGCGCCGCTCGCAGTGTTGACCATCGAGCATGGGTGGATCTTCTCCGAGGTTGGACGCCAGCCATGGATCCTGCGCGGCATCATGCGAACATCGGAGGGCGCGACGGTATCGACTCACGTTGACACGATGCTTATTCTGTTCGCACTGCTGTATATCGTCCTTGCCATTACCGTCGTGCGCGTTCTCATCCGTATGTTCCGCAGCAATACGGCAGAAGCTGAGATGGCGGATAGACTGATCCCGGGAGGGGAAGATAAATGA
- the pnpS gene encoding two-component system histidine kinase PnpS, with product MNSFRMRLTMIMIVMVGSSVLAAGLLMGKTFKDNHIEALQDNMVREMNIILRQMEWRHGEPDTLYNYYTEQAKQLKQITDARVTFIDGNGTVLGDSDHDPRTMDNHSDRTEVQEAKKSGVGRTIRHSDTLDQNLLYVAKRVDPDNPDSDMIRLALSLKTVDRSVQHIWAVLIIGLLILFVIAALVSYRIARGLTRPLEKITEVAKRIKNMEYQARVTFKNKDEIGELGLAINAMADSLQVQMSRINQNENHLESVLDNMIDGIVMIDRTGRIVLLNRFAEEVLGIAAQELVGRHFAEAKQQFELTQIIQDGLERKERLREEMTFYFPEERLLDLNLVPIFEDNEEFNGVLLVLQDVSAIRRLERMRSEFVANVSHELKTPLAAVKGFAETLLGGAVNDPETTRSFLQIIYDESDRLNRLIGDILELSKIESRRIPLQFSPIELPGFIAKIVELMASEAARKHITLIMNVEEGLFVEADEDRLRQIVMNLLANGISYTANGGRVTIMVEPVMTDHMLDQADADYDHIRISISDTGIGIPKKDLPRIFERFYRVDKARSRGSGGTGLGLSIVKHLVELHKGTIMVESQVGIGSTFTIELPVVQE from the coding sequence ATGAACAGTTTTCGAATGCGGCTGACCATGATTATGATTGTCATGGTCGGATCATCAGTGCTGGCCGCCGGGCTGCTGATGGGCAAGACGTTCAAGGATAACCATATCGAAGCGCTCCAGGATAATATGGTGCGCGAGATGAACATTATTCTTAGACAGATGGAGTGGCGGCATGGCGAACCCGATACGTTGTACAATTATTATACGGAGCAAGCCAAACAGCTCAAGCAAATTACGGATGCCAGGGTTACGTTCATAGACGGGAACGGCACGGTTCTTGGCGATTCGGACCATGATCCGCGGACGATGGATAATCATTCCGACCGGACCGAAGTGCAGGAAGCGAAGAAAAGCGGTGTCGGCCGGACAATCCGGCATAGCGATACATTGGACCAGAATCTCTTATACGTAGCTAAGCGAGTAGACCCCGATAATCCGGATTCGGATATGATCCGGCTTGCGCTCAGCTTGAAGACAGTGGATCGAAGCGTGCAGCATATTTGGGCCGTGTTGATCATCGGCTTATTGATTCTATTCGTCATAGCTGCTCTGGTCAGTTACCGGATCGCCCGGGGGCTGACGCGCCCGCTGGAGAAGATAACGGAAGTCGCCAAGCGCATTAAGAACATGGAATATCAGGCACGCGTGACGTTCAAGAACAAAGACGAGATCGGCGAGCTCGGCCTTGCGATCAATGCGATGGCAGACAGTTTGCAGGTGCAGATGTCCCGCATTAACCAGAACGAGAATCATCTCGAAAGCGTCCTCGACAACATGATTGACGGGATCGTGATGATCGACCGTACGGGGCGGATCGTCTTATTGAACCGGTTCGCCGAAGAGGTGCTCGGCATTGCTGCGCAGGAGCTTGTTGGCCGCCATTTCGCGGAAGCGAAGCAGCAGTTCGAGCTGACGCAAATCATCCAGGACGGACTGGAAAGGAAGGAACGCCTCAGGGAAGAGATGACCTTCTACTTTCCGGAGGAGCGGCTGCTCGACCTGAACCTGGTTCCGATCTTCGAGGACAATGAAGAATTCAACGGGGTGCTGCTCGTTCTCCAGGACGTCTCGGCCATACGCCGGCTGGAGCGGATGCGGAGCGAATTCGTGGCTAATGTTTCCCATGAGCTGAAGACGCCGCTTGCGGCGGTTAAGGGCTTCGCGGAGACGCTTCTCGGCGGTGCGGTTAACGATCCGGAGACGACGCGCTCCTTCCTGCAGATCATTTATGACGAGAGCGACAGGCTAAACCGTCTAATCGGCGATATATTGGAGCTGTCCAAGATCGAGTCACGGCGCATTCCGCTGCAATTCTCGCCTATCGAGCTGCCGGGCTTCATTGCGAAGATCGTGGAGCTCATGGCTTCGGAAGCCGCGCGCAAGCATATCACGCTGATCATGAACGTGGAGGAAGGGCTCTTCGTCGAAGCGGATGAGGATCGGCTCAGGCAAATCGTGATGAACCTGCTCGCCAACGGCATCAGCTATACCGCCAATGGAGGCCGGGTTACGATCATGGTTGAGCCTGTTATGACGGACCATATGCTAGATCAAGCGGATGCGGATTACGATCATATCCGAATCAGCATCTCCGACACCGGCATCGGCATTCCGAAGAAGGATTTGCCTCGGATATTCGAACGGTTCTACCGGGTGGACAAAGCGCGTTCGCGAGGTTCAGGCGGCACTGGTCTGGGACTGTCGATCGTCAAACATTTGGTCGAGCTGCATAAGGGTACCATCATGGTAGAGAGTCAAGTCGGCATCGGTTCGACCTTTACCATCGAATTGCCCGTTGTGCAGGAGTAA
- the cydS gene encoding cytochrome bd oxidase small subunit CydS: MDNFSIFIAPFLVYAAAVGSLFWWGARKPKTKKM, translated from the coding sequence ATGGACAACTTTAGCATATTCATTGCTCCGTTCCTCGTTTATGCTGCTGCGGTGGGCAGTTTATTCTGGTGGGGAGCGCGCAAACCGAAGACCAAGAAGATGTAA